One window of Aspergillus oryzae RIB40 DNA, chromosome 3 genomic DNA carries:
- a CDS encoding uncharacterized protein (predicted protein), translating into MLHRLEKFAEKDHPGLDFTRLARDIFEIDGPSGSHYCIAFKPQGNSVRTLQETFPNAQLRKHLVKSIIHRLFFAVNWLHATCSVAHTELSGHPWLTDFGQMRVVEGRINQDWWMSDLYRAPEVLLQLPWGYPVDIWSIGVMTLELLEGKNLVDPVYRVHGQYVS; encoded by the exons ATGCTCCACCGCTTGGAGAAGTTCGCCGAAAAAGACCACCCAGGACTGGATTTTACGCGCCTTGCAAGGGATATCTTTGAGATCGACGGTCCCTCGGGGAGCCACTACTGTATCGCCTTCAAACCTCAGGGCAATAGCGTCCGCACATTGCAGGAAACATTCCCCAACGCCCAGTTGCGTAAGCATCTCGTAAAGTCCATAATACACCGCTTATTCTTCGCGGTAAACTGGCTACATGCAACCTGTAGTGTTGCACATACAG AGCTATCGGGTCACCCGTGGCTTACAGACTTTGGTCAAATGCGTGTCGTAGAGGGACGCATCAATCAGGATTGGTGGATGTCGGATCTGTATCGCGCACCGGAGGTGCTTTTACAGCTTCCTTGGGGGTACCCTGTGGATATTTGGTCGATTGGTGTTATG ACACTGGAACTGCTAGAAGGTAAGAACCTTGTCGATCCAGTGTATCGTGTTCATGGCCA GTACGTCTCTTAA
- a CDS encoding putative aminotransferase family protein (LolT) (cysteine desulfurase NFS1) encodes MTTPFGAPMREHFLFDTKFKNLNHGSFGTYPRAVQTALRQHQHSAEARPDLFYRITRGQGIDESRRIVANLLNIPVNECVFVKNATTGVATVLRNLVFQKGDTVVYFDTIYGAVEKNVHSIMESSPVTTRKVEYALPVSHEDLVKRFQDVVSRARGEGLNVKVAVFDTIVSMPGVRFPFEALVEVCREEGILSLVDGAHGIGHIPLDLGALRPDFFTSNLHKWLFVPRGCAVLHVPLRNQHLIRTTFPTSWGYIPPPSSGEITPTTTQGKSAFEYLFEYISTTDDTPWLCVPAAMKFRTEVCGGEDRIYAYLETLAREAGDIVARALGTEVMQEAGLKEGEASQLRRCGMATVRLPIAVSSSSDAGSGRGGDAVMRVQGEDGTSYLRIQASLVATVSNWFRDTLFEKYETFVPVFQHGGWLWTRLCAQVYLEKGDFEWLGGVLRECCERVEGEVGVSSAKI; translated from the exons ATGACCACACCCTTCGGAGCCCCCATGAGAGAGCACTTCCTCTTCGACACCAAGTTCAAAAACCTCAACCATG GCTCCTTCGGCACATACCCCCGCGCCGTCCAAACAGCCCtccgccaacaccaacactCGGCGGAGGCCCGTCCAGACCTCTTCTACCGCATCACCCGCGGCCAAGGCATCGACGAATCGCGCCGCATCGTAGCCAACCTGCTCAACATCCCCGTCAACGAATGCGTCTTTGTCAAGAACGCAACCACGGGTGTCGCCACCGTGCTCCGTAATCTAGTCTTCCAGAAGGGAGACACAGTCGTCTACTTCGACACGATCTATGGcgccgtggagaagaatgtacACTCTATTATGGAGTCCAGCCCCGTGACTACCCGGAAGGTTGAGTATGCGTTGCCTGTTAGCCATGAGGACCTGGTGAAACGGTTCCAGGATGTCGTGAGTCGTGCAAGGGGTGAGGGGCTGAATGTGAAGGTCGCGGTGTTCGACACCATCGTCAGTATGCCTGGTGTACGGTTCCCGTTTGAGGCCTTGGTAGAGGTCTGTCGGGAGGAGGGCATACTCAGTCTTGTTGATGGGGCACATGGTATTGGCCACATACCGTTGGATTTGGGGGCTTTGAGACCGGATTTCTTTACTAGTAATCTGCATAA atGGCTATTCGTCCCCCGCGGCTGCGCAGTCCTCCACGTCCCACTCCGCAACCAACATCTCATCCGCACCACATTCCCAACCTCATGGGGATACATCCCCCCTCCCTCATCCGGGGAGATAACCCCCACCACCACGCAGGGTAAATCCGCCTTCGAATACCTCTTCGAATACATCTCCACAACCGACGACACGCCCTGGCTCTGCGTCCCCGCGGCCATGAAATTCCGAACGGAAGTCTGCGGCGGCGAAGACCGCATCTACGCTTACCTGGAGACCCTAGCCCGCGAGGCCGGGGATATCGTTGCCCGCGCCCTCGGGACGGAAGTCATGCAGGAGGCTGGGctgaaggagggagaggccAGTCAGCTTAGGAGGTGTGGGATGGCTACTGTGCGGTTGCCGATTGctgtgtcttcttcttctgatgCTGGGTCTGGTCGTGGAGGGGATGCTGTTATGAGGGTGCAGGGTGAGGATGGGACTTCGTATCTGCGGATTCAGGCGTCTTTGGTGGCGACGGTCAGTAATTGGTTTCGGGATACGTTGTTTGAGAAGTATGAGACGTTTGTGCCGGTGTTTCAGCATGGGGGGTGGTTGTGGACCAGACTCTGTGCGCAGGTTTATTTGGAGAAAGGGGATTTTGAGTGGTTGGGGGGTGTTTTGAGGGAGTGTTGTGAGAGGGTTGAGGGGGAGgttggggtttcttctgCGAAGATTTGa
- a CDS encoding uncharacterized protein (predicted protein), which translates to MPTPLPSSFASAAAGNTDASRRGDGTASGEWARNRMNGATQTFRRPSVATNPSHSRDTSQPASATTPTAGTYTPPHMLSNYQSSALRNGATNDTRYSKDQLLELYKAQRDTGILGKNLAEYLAADWNPQVETSAANGAWGRREDSKDNPSGPGVCWDHGGQMEPLSLVDMTDDEKELFSLSVNSPLKPPPTNVPKDNTGATPGGRKGSISQGHINNYNTSSPSSNRPGPRRRETGDSAGNPMSPTTGGSRFFRDEPNTSTPPPSLLRRKTDFRDTSSTARWEEKEKESGRDVTSEAASPFNSLKRSSTNPLSAAPGTTSSPWGSASQTASFSPMGAFGAFSLGTNPTEKKPGFGSLRGESRLKGLFSKDSSEDISASVKEKSSLSNLERLAGEGEQRSQSPWGETLKTRTGRSETNPFQEEPRSGSAALGGSQELPSQSADPTGFAAFGMTSSIPGFRELIQSHENSRNPTPSLLQGHEPTSPTNTNPYQSPHGDRGDVDDVETDGSDIQTSHHPGLTGLRDTTAFGSIRRVGSGMDLPSIDRSATSSVAGNRSFSSLGGLGGLPSIGGAAGWPASGAIGTPTRERSAFGGGGFGDPIFGTMGDLQSPSLSTLGGGGLFSPGISGTGSIGRSSKLGSLFPAAMQEQMQGDQARAELGSLDDGSRQLGMIPERPTVPHDLLTHGEDLQQADKSGQANQPTTTSTSQTPVSAVGSIPTSMAPDAPPPSQTPGQPGSNAGSVPPAQQRTMVMPDRMRWIYRDPQGNIQGPWTGLEMHDWFKAGFFSPDLQIKKLEDPEFEPLAQLVRRIGNSREPFLVPQIGIPHGPDPNPGHWTGTTAGAAQPPFPGSFPSFGTTLTAEQQNALERRKQEEQYLMARQKEHLAQQQAMMKQMQFQGLPPTIHPHQLQHHSSAHSLHSQPSFGSIASPVGFQPSPIQGPIQQQQQQQQQSQPQPQPLAGFFDAAGPIRQNLPNVGPQMLGTDLGGSQDQLPALLERLNVNRPDPFAFGSAAPFATRQPDNLFHQQQVATMLQDRAQLQQEQEQFDSTQGDSLFDQQAREERLRQFHALRAQEDEFGMRTAEGLPTHPTTGPSPPPEAESVQDVDLGSPTVEADQPTVADEEPVLTLSQQVQKAASAQRQQQEQQEQEQQQSQAANDAAWTAKGDPAMPQPFPPPPSASPLPAPAAQRNRQNVAESLAANSRSQTQTPVEAPATSIAPWAKEVHEMPKGPSLKEIQEAEARSAAQREELAAAARRAQLLAEQERLSQAQVQTPGLPSTANWASAGSPSTPASTGSVWGNSKAPAAATGGAKKTLAQIQKEEEARKQRAAAAAAAVAAQSAVAAAPSPPAPSSTGKRYADLASKAPAPAAPTTPVTTGAWTTVGAGGKAKAPPAAPSGPRSTTATTPLAASPVKPKPATISTPRAVTVNTVTPANPNRAVEEFTKWAKLALGKGLNSNINVDDFVQQLLFLPAEAEIISDSVYANSQTLDGRRFAEEFIRRRTLADKGIVDPVAASAFAEKSSSGWSEVAKKGSSNAHREEDSSNAAFKVVAPRKKGKR; encoded by the exons ATGCCTACGCCACTCCCTTCTAGTTTTGCTTCGGCCGCTGCTGGCAACACTGATGCCTCTCGAAGAGGTGATGGAACTGCTAGTGGAGAATG GGCTCGAAACCGCATGAATGGAGCAACACAAACCTTCCGCCGTCCGTCAGTCGCGACTAACCCTTCCCACAGCCGGGATACTAGCCAGCCCGCATCCGCCACGACTCCTACGGCCGGTACCTACACTCCCCCACATATGCTCTCGAATTACCAGTCTAGCGCACTCCGCAACGGGGCAACCAATGACACTCGGTATTCCAAAGATCAGCTGTTAGAACTTTATAAGGCTCAACGGGACACGGGTATTTTGGGTAAGAATCTCGCAGAATATCTCGCCGCCGACTGGAATCCGCAGGTAGAGACATCCGCTGCCAACGGCGCCTGGGGCAGGCGGGAGGATTCGAAAGATAATCCCTCTGGGCCTGGGGTGTGCTGGGATCACGGAGGACAGATGGAACCGTTGAGCCTAGTGGACATGACTGATGACGAGAAAGAG ttgttttccctctcagTGAACTCCCCACTGAAGCCACCACCCACGAATGTACCCAAGGATAACACGGGCGCTACTCCGGGAGGACGCAAGGGGTCGATTTCTCAGGGTCATATTAACAACTACAACACCTCGTCCCCGAGCTCGAATCGACCTGGGCCCAGGCGTCGGGAGACCGGCGATTCGGCCGGCAACCCTATGTCTCCTACAACGGGCGGTTCTCGATTCTTCCGTGACGAGCCGAATACTTCTACCCCACCCCCGtctctcctccgtcgcaagACCGATTTTCGAGATACGTCGTCCACCGCCCggtgggaggagaaagagaaagaatcgGGTCGGGACGTTACCTCGGAGGCCGCCTCTCCGTTTAATTCCCTGAAACGCAGTTCGACTAATCCTTTGAGTGCAGCGCCGGGGACAACAAGTTCGCCCTGGGGCTCGGCTTCGCAAACTGCCAGCTTTTCGCCAATGGGTGCCTTTGGAGCGTTCTCTCTCGGCACGAACCCCACGGAGAAAAAACCAGGCTTTGGCAGTCTTCGCGGGGAAAGTCGCCTGAAGGGCCTCTTTTCGAAGGATAGCTCGGAGGATATTTCAGCTtcggtgaaggagaagtcgTCCCTGAGCAACCTCGAACGCTTGGCAGGAGAGGGTGAGCAGCGCTCGCAGTCGCCTTGGGGGGAAACTCTCAAGACCCGCACGGGACGGAGTGAGACGAACCCTTTCCAGGAGGAACCTCGGAGCGGGAGTGCTGCGCTTGGGGGGTCTCAGGAACTTCCATCCCAGAGTGCCGACCCGACCGGATTCGCCGCGTTTGGAATGACGTCTAGTATCCCCGGCTTTCGAGAGCTGATCCAGAGCCACGAGAACTCGCGTAACCCCACCCCGAGTTTACTCCAGGGTCATGAGCCAACCAGCCCGACCAACACGAACCCGTATCAAAGCCCCCATGGTGATAGAGGAGACGTCGATGATGTGGAGACTGACGGCTCTGATATCCAAACCTCGCACCATCCGGGCCTCACTGGACTGCGTGATACTACCGCGTTTGGCTCGATCAGACGAGTCGGCTCGGGCATGGATTTGCCTTCGATCGATCGGAGCGCGACTTCCAGCGTTGCCGGAAACCgcagcttctcgagcttgGGTGGTTTGGGTGGCCTTCCCTCCATTGGAGGGGCGGCCGGATGGCCTGCAAGCGGTGCCATTGGTACTCCAACCAGAGAACGATCTGCttttggcggcggcggctttGGCGATCCTATCTTTGGCACGATGGGTGATCTTCAGTCCCCTAGTCTATCAAccttgggaggaggcggtCTCTTCAGCCCTGGCATCAGTGGCACTGGCAGCATCGGCCGCTCTAGCAAGCTAGGGTCTCTCTTCCCTGCTGCGATGCAGGAGCAGATGCAAGGTGATCAAGCACGGGCTGAGCTTGGCAGCCTGGACGATGGATCCCGGCAACTAGGTATGATCCCCGAGAGGCCAACAGTGCCACATGATTTACTAAcccatggagaagatctccaGCAGGCAGACAAGTCTGGTcaagccaaccaaccaacaacTACGTCTACGTCCCAAACTCCCGTTTCTGCCGTTGGCTCCATCCCCACTTCCATGGCTCCTGACGCACCTCCACCCAGTCAGACTCCTGGACAACCTGGAAGCAATGCTGGCTCTGTTCCTCCTGCCCAACAGCGTACTATGGTGATGCCCGATCGTATGCGCTGGATTTATCGCGATCCGCAGGGGAACATCCAAGGCCCTTGGACGGGTCTTGAGATGCACGATTGGTTCAAGGCAGGCTTCTTCAGCCCTGACCtgcagatcaagaagctcgagGACCCAGAATTTGAGCCGCTGGCTCAGTTGGTGCGGCGCATTGGCAACTCGCGCGAGCCCTTCTTGGTTCCTCAGATCGGCATCCCTCATGGACCAGATCCGAACCCTGGTCATTGGACAGGAACCACGGCAGGTGCTGCTCAACCTCCCTTCCCTGGCAGTTTTCCTAGCTTTGGTACTACTTTGACCGCCGAGCAGCAGAATGCCTTGGAGCGGAGAAAGCAAGAGGAGCAGTACCTGATGGCCAGACAGAAGGAACACCTCGCACAGCAACAGGCCATGATGAAGCAAATGCAATTCCAGGGGCTCCCCCCGACGATCCACCCCCATCAGCTCCAGCATCATTCGAGCGCTCACAGCCTTCACAGCCAGCCAAGTTTCGGTAGCATTGCCTCGCCTGTTGGTTTCCAACCATCGCCTATTCAGGGACCcatccagcagcaacaacagcagcagcagcagtcgcagccgcagccgcagcctcTCGCTGGCTTCTTCGACGCGGCCGGTCCGATCAGGCAGAACCTGCCCAATGTTGGTCCTCAGATGCTTGGAACAGACCTGGGCGGCAGCCAAGATCAGCTTCCTGCCCTTCTTGAGCGTTTGAACGTCAACCGACCGGACCCGTTTGCATTTGGCAGCGCCGCGCCCTTTGCCACTCGGCAGCCGGACAACTTGTTCCATCAACAGCAGGTTGCTACCATGCTCCAAGATCGGGCTCAGCtgcaacaggaacaagaaCAATTTGACAGCACTCAAGGTGACAGCTTGTTCGACCAACAGGCCCGTGAAGAACGGCTCCGCCAGTTTCATGCTTTGAGGGCACAGGAAGATGAATTCGGCATGCGCACTGCTGAGGGGCTTCCAACTCACCCCACTACTGGCCCTTCTCCCCCGCCTGAAGCCGAGTCTGTCCAGGATGTTGACCTCGGTTCCCCCACGGTGGAAGCAGACCAACCTACTGTCGCTGACGAAGAACCGGTCCTTACTCTTTCCCAGCAGGTTCAGAAGGCTGCATCCGCTCAGAgacagcagcaggagcagcaggagcaagaacagcagcagaGCCAGGCTGCGAATGATGCAGCATGGACCGCCAAGGGTGACCCAGCTATGCCCCAGCCGTTCCCTCCCCCACCTTCTGCATCGCCGCTCCCAGCTCCCGCTGCACAACGTAACCGCCAGAACGTTGCGGAATCGCTCGCCGCAAACTCGAGATCTCAGACCCAGACACCTGTGGAAGCCCCAGCCACGTCCATTGCCCCATGGGCCAAGGAGGTGCATGAGATGCCCAAGGGACCCTCTCTGAAGGAGATCCAAGAGGCTGAGGCTCGTAGCGCTGCTCAGAGAGAAGAACTGGCTGCCGCTGCTCGTCGTGCTCAGCTTCTCGCAGAACAAGAGCGTCTTAGCCAGGCTCAAGTCCAGACTCCTGGTCTCCCATCGACTGCCAACTGGGCCAGTGCTGGATCCCCGTCTACTCCCGCGTCCACCGGATCGGTGTGGGGTAACAGCAAGGCTCCAGCCGCTGCTACCGGCGGCGCTAAGAAGACCCTCGCGCAGatccagaaagaggaggaggctCGTAAGCAGCgtgccgctgccgctgctgctgccgtgGCTGCTCAGAGTGCCGTTGCAGCAGCGCCTagtcctccagctccttcttctaCTGGAAAGCGGTATGCCGATCTGGCTAGCAAggctcctgctcctgctgctcctACCACTCCCGTGACTACGGGTGCCTGGACCACAGTTGGTGCCGGCGGTAAGGCCAAAGCTCCTCCTGCTGCCCCCTCCGGACCGCGCTCGACTACCGCAACGACTCCCTTGGCGGCCTCTCCAGTGAAGCCCAAGCCCGCTACAATTTCCACTCCGCGTGCCGTTACTGTGAACACCGTGACCCCGGCGAACCCTAACCGTGCGGTCGAGGAGTTCACCAAATGGGCCAAGCTGGCACTGGGCAAGGGGTTGAACAGCAACATCAATG TTGACGATTTTGTTCAGCAGCTTCTGTTCCTGCCGGCCGAAGCGGAGATCATCTCGGACTCGGTGTATGCTAACTCGCAGACGCTGGACGGCCGCCGGTTCGCCGAGGAGTTCATCCGTCGTCGTACCCTGGCCGACAAGGGCATCGTGGACCCCGTCGCAGCTAGCGCATTTGCGGAGAAGAGTAGCAGTGGATGGAGTGAGGTGGCCAAGAAGGGCTCATCGAATGCCCATCGTGAAGAGGATAGCAGCAATGCCGCGTTCAAGGTTGTTGCTCCTCGTAAGAAGGGCAAGCGGTGA
- a CDS encoding uncharacterized protein (predicted protein), translating to MSVNIVQLYGPGLSFYLAHGKPSARMNAPVGSSGMSLRDVAVSSVMRSKRSIGTLDERNTDILTSNVCQKYSATLKALHASNELLEGKARKLSNNTVLLELDVMRVQRHIKAFHGELLMTWQADILTRLIEVVYERSGWKMPGGITSSSHAGMDEAKVTLMYRTAARKIKKETLRRRFNLSVQYYLALQRYDEFCWSLVFSSSYLIVGCLFSKHESVSLRAHVRSMVDVAKGESRSNRSVQFLGKIVSLMLRSDCRRNN from the exons ATGAGTGTCAATATCGTGCAGTTATATGGACCCGGTCTATCCTTTTATCTAGCTCACGGAAAACCTTCAGCACGAATGAATGCGCCCGTGGGTTCGTCCGGCATGTCACTTAGGGATGTCGCTGTTTCCTCTGTGATGAGATCCAAGAGGTCAATCGGCACCCTGGATGAAAGAAACACAGACATACTAACCTCGAACGTCTGCCAGAAATACTCAGCGACTCTGAAGGCACTGCACGCCAGCAACGAGTTACTCGAAGGCAAAGCAAGAAAGCTAAGCAACAATACTGTTctgcttgagcttgatgtTATGAGAGTCCAACGCCACATCAAAGCCTTTCACGGGGAGCTTCTGATGACATGGCAAGCCGATATCCTTACGCGTCTCATCGAGGTTGTGTACGAACGGAGTGGGTGGAAGATGCCGGGAGGTATCACCTCCAGTTCGCATGCGGGCATGGATGAGGCGAAAGTTACTCTGATGTATAGGACTGCGGCGCGGAAGATCAAAAAGGAGACgttgaggaggaggttcAACCTTTCAGTGCAATACTATCTTGCTCTGCAAAGGTATGACGAG TTTTGCTGGTCTTTGgtcttctcttcgtcttaCCTCATTGTAGGTTGTCTGTTTTCGAAGCACGAATCCGTTTCGCTCAGAGCGCACGTTCGCTCGATGGTTGATGTCGCAAAAGGAGAATCACGCTCGAACCGGTCTGTTCAATTTCTGGGCAAGATTGTTTCCCTTATGCTACGGTCGGACTGTAGACGAAACAACTGA
- a CDS encoding putative alcohol dehydrogenase (NADPH:quinone reductase and related Zn-dependent oxidoreductases): MSKAIFLSQIEGKPGQVYYPLSVQNLPQPTPEGRELLVKMTAASLNHRDVFLRQHLYPGITFNVPMGADGVGVVVGAGPAVSNPERWQGKRVILNPGTGWKDSPDGPEDPKGSTNKGTMQEYLTIDESEVEEAPEHLSDAEAAALPLTGLTAWRALVVKAGERNSGKGAAVLLTGIGGGVALMALRFAVAKGADVYVTSSSQEKIQKAIELGAKGGVNYKEEAWEKKLLTMLPPGKKAFDAIIDGAGGDSVEKAVKLLKAGGVLSVYGMTVSPKMPFLMQAVLKNIDVRGSTMGSRKEFEEMVEFVKANKIHPVISRVLQTELGDIAGLDGLFQDMKEGKQFGKLVVEFGKASESKL, encoded by the exons ATGTCAAAAGCAATCTTTCTCTCCCAGATTGAGGGCAAACCGGGGCAGGTTTACTATCCCCTCTCCGTTCAGAACCTACCCCAGCCGACACCGGAAGGTCGCGAATTGCTGGTGAAAATGACCGCGGCGTCGCTGAACCATCGTGATGTCTTCCTGCGTCAACACCTTTATCCCGGTATCACATTCAACGTTCCTATGGGGGCAGATGGTGTGGGTGTGGTCGTCGGTGCTGGTCCCGCAGTGTCGAACCCTGAGCGTTGGCAGGGCAAGCGGGTGATATTGAACCCGGGAACGGGCTGGAAGGATTCGCCTGATGGACCGGAAGATCCCAAGGG CTCTACAAACAAGGGAACGATGCAAGAGTACCTCACCATCGACGAGTCTGAGGTAGAAGAAGCCCCCGAGCATTTATCCGATGCGGAGGCCGCTGCTCTTCCCTTGACGGGATTGACAGCATGGAGAGCCTTGGTGGTCAAGGCTGGCGAAAGAAATTCGGGCAAGGGTGCTGCGGTTTTGCTTACTGGTATTGGAGGGGGTGTTGCGTTGATGGCACTTCGGTTCGCCGTGGCCAAGGGCGCGGATGTCTACGTGACAAGCTCCAGCCAGGAGAAGATTCAAAAGGCAATTGAATTGGGTGCCAAGGGCGGAGTCAACTACAAGGAAGAAGcctgggagaagaagcttcttaCGATGCTCCCCCCGGGAAAGAAGGCCTTCGATGCTATTATTGACGGCGCCGGTGGCGATTCAGTCGAGAAAGCGGTCAAATTGCTCAAG GCTGGTGGTGTGCTCTCCGTTTATGGAATGACTGTCTCTCCCAAGATGCCTTTCTTGATGCAAGCTGTCTTGAAGAACATTGACGTCCGTGGCTCGACTATGGGTTCCCGCAAGGAATTCGAGGAGATGGTTGAATTTGTCAAAGCAAACAAGATCCACCCGGTGATCTCTCGCGTCCTGCAGACTGAGCTGGGCGATATTGCCGGGCTGGACGGGCTGTTCCAGGACATGAAGGAGGGCAAGCAGTTCGGGAAGTTGGTCGTCGAATTTGGGAAGGCTTCGGAAAGTAAACTGTAA